One genomic region from Thalassotalea sp. PS06 encodes:
- a CDS encoding monovalent cation/H+ antiporter complex subunit F encodes MLALAATSVAVLSVMALALARALKADTVYDRILGVNMVGTKTALFIAIMGFLNGRPDFLDIAIVYALINFIGMIAVLRFFEYTATETDEDIQEKSE; translated from the coding sequence ATGTTAGCGCTGGCTGCAACTTCGGTTGCCGTACTCTCAGTAATGGCACTGGCGTTAGCCAGGGCGTTGAAGGCCGATACCGTTTACGACCGAATTCTCGGCGTAAATATGGTGGGCACCAAAACGGCTTTGTTTATTGCCATCATGGGCTTTCTTAATGGGCGTCCCGATTTCCTCGATATAGCCATTGTTTATGCGCTAATTAACTTTATCGGCATGATAGCTGTGCTGCGTTTTTTCGAATACACGGCAACGGAAACCGATGAAGACATACAGGAGAAGTCTGAATGA
- a CDS encoding fatty acid desaturase family protein has protein sequence MAKVGSSDAGYIRKVIVMQRVLEWSGRILLVLGFISPWLWGIGVLALAAAKILDNMEIGHNVMHGQYDWMNDKHINSKSYEWDIACDGKSWNRVHNYEHHTFTNIIGKDRDFGYGLLRLSNDFKWRIKNLWQFITYINLSVLFEWGIAYHELAAERVFFGKKKENRDYKVSHQELKKRFFSKGTRQIVKDYLIFPILAGPFFLWVFFGNLLANVLRNLWTSTIIFCGHFTGDVQTFTEQECENESKGQWYYRQALGSSNIKGGNWFHLMTGHLSFQIEHHLFPSMPAKRYREIAPKVQAIFNQHGIHYNTGSFISQYSSVLKRIVRYSFP, from the coding sequence ATGGCGAAAGTAGGAAGCAGTGATGCAGGCTACATTCGTAAGGTTATTGTCATGCAACGAGTACTGGAATGGTCTGGTCGAATTCTGTTGGTACTTGGGTTTATTAGCCCCTGGTTATGGGGTATCGGGGTACTAGCTCTGGCAGCCGCTAAGATATTGGATAATATGGAAATTGGTCACAATGTTATGCATGGCCAATATGACTGGATGAATGACAAACACATTAATTCAAAAAGTTATGAATGGGACATTGCTTGTGATGGTAAAAGCTGGAATCGGGTGCATAACTATGAACACCATACCTTTACCAATATTATCGGCAAAGATCGTGATTTTGGATATGGTCTGCTGCGACTGTCTAATGATTTTAAATGGCGAATAAAGAATCTTTGGCAGTTTATTACCTACATTAATCTCAGCGTTCTGTTCGAATGGGGCATTGCCTATCATGAACTTGCCGCTGAACGAGTGTTTTTTGGTAAGAAAAAAGAAAACCGTGACTACAAAGTTTCCCATCAGGAACTGAAAAAGCGTTTTTTCAGTAAAGGCACAAGGCAGATTGTTAAAGATTATCTGATCTTCCCGATATTGGCGGGCCCGTTCTTTCTGTGGGTGTTTTTCGGTAATTTGCTGGCGAATGTGCTTCGCAATTTGTGGACCTCCACCATCATTTTTTGCGGTCACTTTACCGGCGATGTGCAAACCTTTACCGAGCAAGAGTGTGAAAATGAAAGCAAAGGGCAGTGGTATTATCGCCAGGCTCTGGGTTCTTCCAATATCAAAGGTGGTAACTGGTTCCATCTGATGACGGGGCATTTAAGTTTCCAGATAGAGCACCATTTATTTCCAAGTATGCCGGCAAAACGTTATCGGGAGATAGCGCCTAAAGTACAGGCAATCTTTAACCAGCATGGCATTCATTACAACACTGGTAGTTTTATAAGTCAGTATTCTTCGGTGCTAAAGCGGATTGTACGTTACTCGTTTCCTTAA
- the mnhG gene encoding monovalent cation/H(+) antiporter subunit G: MILETISTILLVLGAFFSLTGAIGLFKFPDFFTRVHAASVTDSIATILIISGLILRTEFDLVAVKLLFILVFLLLTSPTASHALAKSARHGGLLTLAEKQKSKQGSQQKSKQEGND; the protein is encoded by the coding sequence ATGATATTGGAAACCATCAGTACAATCTTGTTGGTATTAGGCGCTTTTTTTAGTCTCACAGGCGCCATTGGCTTATTCAAATTTCCAGATTTTTTTACCCGGGTACACGCCGCGAGTGTCACCGACTCTATCGCAACCATCCTTATTATTAGCGGCTTAATTTTACGAACAGAGTTCGACCTTGTGGCCGTAAAATTATTGTTTATTTTGGTGTTTTTATTACTTACCAGCCCAACCGCATCCCATGCTCTGGCTAAATCTGCCCGCCATGGTGGTTTGTTGACGTTAGCTGAAAAACAAAAGAGCAAACAAGGTAGCCAACAGAAGAGTAAGCAAGAGGGTAACGACTAA
- a CDS encoding arylsulfatase: protein MLKLTLIKRVITIASVLLLSCLSALSVAKDKPNILVIWGDDIGWQNLTSYGMGVMGYTTPNIDRIANEGIRFTDHYAQPSCTAGRAAFITGQYPIRSGMTTVGQPGDSLGLQAESPSLAEVLKDEGYATGHFGKNHLGDRNEHLPTVHGFDEFFGNLYHLNTQEEAEQRDYQAFGKQFSGDLESYENKFGTRGVIHSFATDKNDKTEDPRFGVVGKQTIEDTGPLTQERMKNFDEGEVIPKALDFMKTAKKDGKPFFVWLNTSRMHLYTRLNDKWRYAAEKYTSEADYHGSGMLQHDHDIGIVLDFLEDNDLDENTIVWYSTDNGPEHSSWPHGATTPFRGEKMTTYEGGVRVPSMIRWPAKLKAGKILNGIQGHQDMFTSLAAAAGVEDVAKDMMDQKKQYIDGVNNLPYWMGDSEQSARNHIFHYYESKLTAVRMGPWKFHFSTKEDYYANVVPRTVPLVFNIRMDPFETYDNSDSYGHLLQKVSWLIQPMGVLMGEHLKTLSDYPPVQGGKSFDMSNVVEEYINKSKQ, encoded by the coding sequence ATGCTCAAGTTAACATTAATAAAGCGAGTCATTACAATCGCTTCCGTTCTATTACTCTCTTGCCTTTCCGCGTTATCCGTTGCCAAAGACAAACCAAATATCCTGGTTATCTGGGGTGATGATATCGGTTGGCAGAATTTAACCTCTTATGGCATGGGCGTCATGGGCTATACCACTCCCAATATTGATCGGATTGCCAACGAAGGGATCCGGTTTACCGATCATTATGCGCAACCTTCATGTACGGCAGGACGCGCAGCTTTTATCACCGGTCAGTATCCAATCCGATCGGGCATGACCACCGTTGGTCAACCAGGCGATAGCTTGGGCTTGCAGGCGGAGTCTCCGAGTCTGGCAGAGGTGTTAAAAGACGAGGGATATGCTACCGGACATTTTGGCAAAAACCATCTGGGTGATCGAAATGAACACCTGCCCACTGTTCATGGATTTGATGAGTTTTTCGGTAATTTATATCATTTGAATACTCAGGAAGAAGCCGAACAACGTGACTATCAGGCGTTTGGTAAGCAATTTTCCGGTGACTTAGAAAGCTATGAGAACAAGTTCGGCACCCGAGGGGTGATTCATTCGTTTGCCACCGACAAAAATGATAAAACCGAAGATCCAAGATTCGGTGTCGTCGGTAAGCAAACCATCGAAGATACCGGGCCACTAACCCAGGAACGGATGAAAAACTTCGATGAGGGAGAAGTGATCCCGAAAGCGCTGGATTTTATGAAAACCGCGAAAAAGGATGGCAAACCTTTCTTCGTTTGGCTCAACACCAGCCGTATGCATCTATACACTCGCTTGAACGATAAATGGCGCTATGCAGCAGAAAAGTATACGTCTGAAGCGGATTATCATGGCTCGGGGATGTTACAGCACGACCACGATATCGGCATCGTCCTCGATTTTCTTGAAGACAATGACTTAGATGAAAATACCATTGTCTGGTATTCAACCGATAATGGCCCTGAGCATTCATCATGGCCGCATGGTGCTACGACCCCATTCCGTGGAGAAAAGATGACCACCTATGAAGGTGGTGTCCGGGTTCCGTCAATGATCCGTTGGCCGGCAAAACTCAAAGCCGGAAAGATCTTAAATGGCATCCAGGGTCATCAGGATATGTTTACTAGCTTGGCAGCTGCAGCCGGGGTCGAGGATGTAGCCAAAGATATGATGGACCAGAAAAAACAATACATTGATGGTGTGAATAATCTGCCTTATTGGATGGGTGATTCAGAGCAGTCGGCTCGCAATCATATATTTCATTATTACGAGTCCAAGTTGACCGCGGTTCGCATGGGACCTTGGAAGTTCCACTTCTCTACCAAAGAAGATTACTACGCTAACGTAGTTCCGAGGACGGTGCCTTTAGTATTTAATATTCGTATGGATCCTTTTGAAACTTATGATAATTCCGATTCTTACGGGCATTTACTGCAAAAGGTTTCATGGCTCATTCAACCTATGGGGGTATTAATGGGGGAACATTTGAAAACCCTGTCCGATTATCCTCCGGTGCAAGGCGGTAAGTCATTTGATATGTC
- a CDS encoding Na+/H+ antiporter subunit E has protein sequence MERKTIINLVIWTVTLAVFWLLLSGYLKPLLLGFGLASVAVVVFLIWRMDNTDKEPQKLTLNPRFYRYLVWLIGQVVVSSLEVAKLVWGSAKNLSPATAKLPITDIPKNSRVLYANSITMTPGTLSVDIDDKHVTVHALDEESIKSLQEGEMASRITKATGEKN, from the coding sequence ATGGAAAGAAAAACAATAATTAACTTAGTGATCTGGACAGTTACCCTGGCGGTTTTCTGGCTACTGTTATCAGGATATTTGAAACCTCTGTTGCTTGGCTTTGGTCTGGCATCTGTGGCCGTGGTTGTATTTTTAATCTGGCGCATGGATAACACCGACAAGGAGCCCCAGAAACTTACCTTAAATCCTCGTTTTTACCGTTACCTCGTCTGGCTTATCGGCCAGGTTGTTGTGTCCAGTCTCGAAGTCGCTAAATTGGTTTGGGGAAGCGCTAAAAACCTGTCTCCTGCTACCGCGAAATTACCCATCACCGACATTCCCAAAAATTCACGCGTTCTATACGCCAACTCAATCACCATGACACCGGGCACACTTAGTGTTGATATCGATGATAAACACGTCACCGTGCACGCTCTTGATGAAGAATCCATTAAGTCACTGCAAGAAGGTGAAATGGCGAGCAGGATTACCAAAGCAACAGGAGAGAAAAACTGA
- a CDS encoding universal stress protein: protein MPKSILVMTDVNETNNCSLKKALEIAGPLGTEIEAVRFIKANSAEQADSVDLDSHSEALAASVQEVFADYQYKELIKSQVVVTDDIVKWVSDYCQEIDFDLVVKAGHRSETLFHTPCDWELTRSLEVPVLIASQQKWRNKHVVLAAIDPTAKDEVHRQLNDAILTWTKKWAEKFDCTIHVVYSLPVSNILRELDIIDVEEYARKHRGEGVEKLTELLNGYDLPDVNLHVAAGAPERTIPHCANELKAELVIMGSKGKSGLPGVLFGNVAEKVIHHLRTDSLIIESRK from the coding sequence ATGCCCAAATCGATTTTAGTGATGACCGATGTCAATGAAACCAATAATTGTTCATTAAAGAAGGCTCTTGAAATCGCCGGGCCATTGGGCACTGAAATAGAAGCGGTACGCTTCATTAAGGCAAACTCTGCGGAGCAAGCAGACAGCGTAGACCTTGATAGTCACTCTGAAGCGCTGGCAGCATCTGTACAAGAAGTGTTCGCCGATTATCAATACAAGGAACTGATCAAAAGCCAGGTTGTTGTTACCGACGATATCGTCAAATGGGTTAGTGACTATTGCCAGGAAATTGACTTCGATTTAGTGGTCAAAGCGGGTCATCGTTCGGAAACCTTGTTTCATACGCCTTGCGATTGGGAATTAACGCGCAGCTTAGAGGTTCCGGTACTGATTGCCAGTCAGCAGAAATGGCGCAACAAACATGTAGTTTTAGCTGCCATTGATCCAACAGCAAAAGATGAGGTTCATCGTCAATTAAATGACGCGATATTAACATGGACAAAAAAGTGGGCTGAGAAATTCGATTGCACCATCCATGTGGTATACAGCCTTCCCGTTTCTAATATCTTAAGAGAGTTGGATATTATTGATGTGGAGGAATATGCAAGGAAACACCGAGGCGAAGGTGTAGAAAAACTTACAGAATTACTTAACGGATACGATTTACCTGACGTTAATTTACATGTCGCTGCTGGTGCGCCAGAGCGAACCATACCTCACTGTGCCAATGAACTAAAAGCTGAACTGGTCATTATGGGCAGTAAGGGGAAAAGTGGCTTACCAGGTGTGTTATTTGGCAATGTAGCCGAGAAAGTGATCCATCATTTACGGACGGATTCTCTGATTATCGAAAGCAGAAAATAG
- a CDS encoding DUF4040 domain-containing protein has translation MVEIIDLVLLGMLAITALRVIFLKDLFAVVMLFGLYSFLSALIFVNLDAVDVAFTEAAVGAGISTVLMLGTLALTGRKEKENTHTAVLPLLVVIVTGAALIYGTLDMPPFGHPDNPAHEHVAPRYIEESPKEIGLPNMVTSVLASYRAFDTLGETAVVFAAAIGVFSLLGLPSKGNVAIDSGLKSHLVLRVVAKLVIPMTVLFALYVQFHGDYGPGGGFQAGVIAAAAIILYALVFGLPMATQVVRPNFLKVLASLGVLIYAGTGVASFFLGGNFLDYNVLASDPVVGQHIGIIVIEFGIGVTVFAAMLGIFYGFAAQAERKNIQ, from the coding sequence ATGGTTGAGATTATTGATCTGGTCTTACTCGGTATGCTGGCGATAACCGCACTGCGGGTTATTTTCTTAAAAGACTTGTTTGCCGTGGTTATGCTATTTGGTTTGTATAGCTTTTTATCGGCACTGATTTTCGTCAACCTTGATGCCGTTGATGTGGCATTTACTGAGGCGGCCGTTGGTGCCGGAATATCGACGGTTCTGATGCTTGGCACATTGGCGTTAACCGGACGAAAAGAAAAAGAGAACACTCATACAGCCGTTTTACCTTTGTTGGTCGTTATCGTAACCGGTGCTGCTCTGATATACGGTACTTTGGATATGCCACCATTTGGTCATCCCGATAATCCTGCCCATGAACACGTAGCGCCTCGCTATATCGAAGAGTCTCCCAAGGAGATTGGATTACCGAATATGGTGACCTCGGTACTGGCTAGCTATCGTGCATTTGATACCTTAGGTGAAACCGCCGTTGTATTCGCAGCGGCAATTGGTGTGTTCAGTTTGTTGGGCTTGCCAAGCAAGGGCAATGTTGCCATCGATTCAGGATTGAAATCACATCTGGTACTTAGAGTCGTGGCAAAGTTAGTCATCCCGATGACAGTACTATTCGCTCTTTATGTGCAGTTCCATGGCGATTATGGACCCGGGGGTGGTTTTCAGGCCGGGGTAATTGCTGCCGCCGCCATTATTCTGTATGCCCTGGTGTTTGGACTGCCCATGGCTACTCAGGTTGTGCGACCAAATTTTCTTAAAGTACTGGCCTCATTAGGTGTGTTGATTTACGCCGGAACTGGTGTGGCGAGCTTCTTCCTGGGTGGTAATTTCCTCGATTATAACGTTCTGGCTAGTGATCCGGTTGTTGGCCAACATATCGGTATCATCGTTATTGAATTTGGTATCGGTGTGACGGTTTTCGCAGCCATGCTGGGTATTTTTTATGGATTCGCTGCGCAAGCGGAAAGGAAGAACATTCAATGA
- a CDS encoding monovalent cation/H+ antiporter subunit D family protein, whose protein sequence is MFEQHFPVLPIILPLIAAPLCMLLGRSQLAWLLATIVSGISFCMAAALLVMTLDQGVLSYALGGWEAPWGIEMRLDVANALVLSVVTGISTLVLVYAKASVAKEIPVNQHTLFYTAHLMCLAGLSGILTTGDAFNLFVFLEISSLATYTLVSLASDRRALTAAFRYLVMGTIGATFILIGVGMMYMKTGTLNMLDLAALIGEYDYNRTLNTGLAFILIGVCIKLALFPLHMWLPPAYTHAPSAVSAFLASTATKVAVYVMIRFIFTIYGAEYVFYRMGMDVILLVLAIVAIFNCSYVATVQSNVKTMLAYSSVAQIGYMILGISLVTAAGLMAGLLHIFNHALMKGALFMAVGAVFYRTGSVDIKAFRGLGKTMPWTMAAFTIAGLSIIGVPLTAGFVSKWYLVTAALEQQHWVIAFLVLIGSLLAVVYIGRILEAAYFKEAVEPVSEKTIKEAPLMMLVPMWILVLANIYFGIDTSLSVTAADAAANWLFEPGAQSAAQAVSQTSAQAASEMGAAR, encoded by the coding sequence ATGTTTGAACAGCACTTTCCTGTTTTACCTATTATATTGCCGTTAATTGCGGCACCTTTATGTATGCTGCTAGGCAGAAGCCAGCTAGCCTGGTTACTGGCAACTATCGTAAGCGGTATAAGTTTTTGTATGGCTGCTGCCTTGTTGGTGATGACACTGGATCAGGGCGTATTGAGTTATGCCTTAGGTGGCTGGGAGGCACCCTGGGGCATTGAAATGCGCCTTGATGTCGCCAACGCTTTGGTATTAAGCGTTGTCACCGGTATCTCTACCCTGGTTTTGGTGTATGCAAAAGCCAGTGTTGCTAAAGAAATTCCGGTAAACCAACATACCTTGTTCTATACCGCACATCTAATGTGTCTTGCCGGTTTGTCGGGGATCTTAACCACCGGCGATGCTTTCAACCTGTTTGTATTTTTAGAGATTTCTTCTCTTGCCACTTATACCCTGGTGAGCCTTGCGTCTGATCGACGCGCACTTACCGCCGCATTCCGCTATCTGGTAATGGGAACCATAGGTGCCACGTTCATACTCATCGGCGTTGGCATGATGTATATGAAAACCGGTACCTTGAACATGCTGGACTTGGCGGCGCTTATCGGCGAATACGATTATAACCGCACTCTAAATACCGGTTTGGCGTTCATCCTTATTGGTGTATGTATCAAGTTAGCTTTGTTCCCACTGCATATGTGGTTGCCACCAGCGTACACCCACGCGCCATCGGCAGTCAGTGCATTTTTGGCCAGTACCGCAACTAAGGTTGCGGTGTACGTGATGATCCGTTTCATCTTTACCATCTACGGTGCCGAATACGTATTTTATCGAATGGGCATGGACGTGATCCTGTTGGTACTGGCGATTGTCGCTATCTTCAATTGCTCATATGTCGCGACCGTCCAAAGCAACGTAAAAACCATGCTGGCATACAGTAGTGTGGCGCAAATTGGCTATATGATTCTCGGTATTAGTTTGGTCACCGCTGCAGGTTTAATGGCCGGCTTACTGCATATCTTTAATCACGCGCTAATGAAAGGGGCGCTGTTTATGGCCGTTGGCGCCGTGTTTTACAGAACCGGTTCTGTCGATATTAAAGCGTTTCGTGGCCTTGGCAAAACCATGCCATGGACCATGGCGGCATTTACCATTGCCGGTTTAAGTATTATCGGTGTTCCTCTTACCGCCGGTTTTGTCAGTAAATGGTATTTAGTGACCGCAGCACTTGAGCAGCAACATTGGGTGATTGCATTTTTAGTGCTTATCGGCTCATTGTTAGCGGTGGTTTATATCGGCCGAATTCTTGAAGCGGCCTATTTCAAAGAAGCGGTGGAACCTGTTTCAGAGAAAACCATAAAAGAAGCACCATTAATGATGCTAGTGCCGATGTGGATTTTGGTTCTGGCCAATATCTATTTTGGCATTGATACCTCGCTGAGTGTTACCGCTGCCGATGCGGCTGCGAACTGGTTGTTTGAGCCTGGCGCCCAGTCAGCGGCACAGGCGGTGTCTCAAACGTCAGCCCAAGCGGCTTCTGAAATGGGAGCGGCGCGATGA
- a CDS encoding proton-conducting transporter membrane subunit yields MNIWSALEPSLLINLTIIVPLIGAALVVLTGKYPNLRETVSIAVAIVLFTLVLSIADNTFKQVAMATTWASLLSGLEISFSVEPLGVLFALVASFLWIITTIYAIGYMRGHNEQNQTRFYCCFALAISTVMAICFSANLLTLFIFYELLTLSTYSLVTHAGTEDAKRGGRVYLGILLGTSIAFLLFAILGTWVSAGTLEFTPGGIFTDAQSDGLIAMLLVLFCYGIGKAALMPFHRWLPAAMVAPTPVSALLHAVAVVKAGVFTILKVVIYIFGIENLSQIMTTDLMLYIAAATVLLSSCVAMTKDNLKARLAYSTVSQLSYIVVGALLASSIAAAGATLHIVTHAVGKITLFFCAGAIMVAAHKKNISEMVGLGRKMPLTMVAFAIGSLSIIGLPPMAGTWSKWYLVAGALEADKLIIVVVLTISTLLNIAYLLPIPIKAFLTPKDDNQQPWTRAETIKTPLPSLIAISITSTLCVVLFFYPQPIIDLINLIPGVSTDFRGQS; encoded by the coding sequence ATGAATATCTGGTCAGCTCTGGAGCCATCTTTACTGATAAACCTTACTATCATTGTGCCGCTGATTGGCGCCGCACTTGTTGTATTGACCGGCAAATATCCGAACCTTCGGGAAACCGTATCGATTGCAGTTGCCATTGTACTGTTCACCTTAGTGTTAAGCATTGCCGATAACACCTTTAAACAGGTCGCGATGGCGACAACCTGGGCAAGCTTATTATCCGGATTAGAAATCTCATTTTCCGTCGAACCCCTGGGTGTGCTGTTTGCGTTAGTCGCGAGCTTTTTATGGATTATCACTACCATTTACGCCATTGGCTATATGCGTGGTCATAATGAGCAAAACCAGACCCGCTTTTATTGCTGCTTTGCGCTGGCAATCAGTACGGTTATGGCGATTTGTTTTTCCGCCAACCTGTTAACCTTATTCATCTTTTACGAGCTACTGACGCTGTCGACTTATTCGCTGGTTACCCATGCAGGCACCGAAGATGCCAAACGCGGTGGTAGGGTTTACTTAGGCATTCTCCTTGGTACCTCTATCGCATTTTTACTGTTTGCCATTTTGGGTACCTGGGTTAGTGCTGGAACGTTAGAATTCACTCCAGGCGGGATTTTCACCGACGCACAATCTGATGGCTTAATTGCCATGCTACTGGTGCTGTTCTGTTACGGTATTGGTAAAGCGGCGTTGATGCCTTTTCACCGTTGGTTGCCTGCAGCAATGGTCGCACCCACGCCGGTAAGTGCGTTATTGCATGCGGTTGCTGTTGTAAAAGCCGGTGTGTTTACCATTCTCAAAGTGGTTATTTATATCTTTGGCATTGAAAATCTGAGTCAGATAATGACAACTGATTTGATGCTGTATATTGCCGCGGCGACGGTTCTGCTTTCTTCATGTGTTGCCATGACCAAAGACAACTTAAAAGCACGATTAGCCTATTCAACCGTTAGTCAGCTTAGCTACATTGTCGTTGGCGCCTTATTAGCGTCTTCGATTGCCGCCGCTGGTGCTACCTTGCACATCGTTACCCATGCGGTTGGTAAAATTACCTTATTCTTCTGTGCTGGCGCCATCATGGTTGCCGCCCATAAAAAGAATATTAGCGAGATGGTCGGTTTGGGCCGGAAAATGCCGTTAACTATGGTAGCGTTTGCCATTGGTTCTCTTAGCATCATCGGTTTGCCACCAATGGCGGGCACCTGGAGTAAATGGTATTTGGTTGCAGGTGCATTGGAAGCCGATAAATTGATTATTGTTGTGGTACTAACCATAAGTACGCTGCTGAACATCGCTTACCTTTTACCGATTCCGATAAAAGCGTTTTTAACCCCGAAAGACGATAATCAACAGCCATGGACCAGGGCTGAGACGATAAAAACACCGTTACCTAGCCTGATTGCTATCAGCATTACCTCAACCCTTTGTGTGGTGCTGTTTTTCTATCCGCAACCGATTATCGATTTGATTAATTTGATACCTGGCGTGTCTACCGATTTCAGAGGGCAGTCTTAA
- a CDS encoding flavin reductase family protein yields MQLFKPAWRSGYYRARVLTVSNIGADTLSLALQPGSDWPVHQAGQHIELTMEVNGSLKTRVFTIASSSKKAIEQQVIRLVIKTNQGGLFTPFLSELKAGDWLNISAPKGEFLLSSEKPVTMFAAGSGITPFIAMLQQAKSQLTHPVHLLYYAKAGEHLLVDELNGIAAEDQSFTLELLTRQNDGDVCEHLSRFTDTDFMVCGPAEFYQPVAEYANQAQVSLTSEHFSILPMLANDSDKQQFQVSHNGNSFVADNQQTLLTQVQNQNINVSYGCGMGICHQCQCVKKKGVVKDVRSGKLSDFGEELIQLCVSQVVSDVELEL; encoded by the coding sequence ATGCAATTATTTAAACCCGCATGGCGAAGCGGTTATTATCGTGCCCGGGTTTTGACGGTCTCAAACATCGGCGCAGATACCCTGTCTCTGGCATTACAACCTGGCTCTGATTGGCCAGTTCATCAGGCCGGTCAACATATTGAATTGACCATGGAAGTGAACGGTAGTTTAAAGACCCGAGTGTTCACCATTGCATCCAGTTCTAAAAAGGCAATCGAACAGCAGGTTATTCGCCTTGTCATTAAGACCAATCAAGGCGGTCTGTTCACGCCATTTTTATCTGAATTGAAAGCTGGTGACTGGCTCAATATTTCCGCGCCTAAAGGCGAATTTTTATTGTCGTCTGAAAAACCGGTAACCATGTTTGCTGCAGGTTCTGGGATCACGCCTTTTATCGCCATGTTGCAGCAAGCAAAGTCACAACTTACGCACCCGGTTCATTTGCTTTATTACGCCAAAGCTGGCGAGCACCTGCTTGTCGATGAGCTTAATGGTATCGCCGCCGAGGACCAGAGTTTTACCCTTGAGTTATTGACTCGTCAGAACGATGGCGATGTTTGTGAGCACCTGTCGCGATTTACCGATACCGACTTTATGGTTTGTGGTCCGGCAGAGTTTTATCAGCCGGTCGCAGAGTACGCCAATCAAGCTCAGGTTAGCCTAACCAGCGAGCATTTCTCGATTTTGCCAATGCTAGCGAATGACAGTGACAAACAGCAGTTCCAGGTTTCACATAATGGCAATTCTTTCGTTGCTGACAATCAACAAACCCTGTTAACCCAGGTACAAAACCAGAATATTAATGTCAGCTATGGCTGCGGTATGGGTATTTGTCACCAGTGCCAGTGCGTTAAGAAAAAAGGCGTGGTTAAGGATGTGCGCAGCGGCAAGCTCTCGGATTTTGGTGAAGAGCTTATTCAGTTATGTGTTTCTCAGGTAGTCAGTGATGTGGAGTTAGAACTATGA
- the yeiP gene encoding elongation factor P-like protein YeiP — MPKASEVKKNAAIEFNDGVYIIKDIERSVPQGRAGGSLYRMRMYNVVTGHKIDETFKDVEMLTMADLVRRPATFSYIDGDEYVFMDDEDYTPYNINKDNISDQVPFITENTQGIYAIIVDDNPVGIDLPASVELEVTETEPSIKGASATSRNKPATLSTGLVIQVPEHISTGDTIKVNTEERKFMGRGDK, encoded by the coding sequence ATGCCTAAGGCAAGTGAAGTTAAAAAAAATGCTGCCATCGAATTTAATGATGGCGTTTACATCATCAAAGATATCGAGCGCTCGGTACCGCAAGGTCGTGCCGGTGGAAGTCTGTACCGCATGCGTATGTACAACGTGGTAACAGGTCACAAGATTGATGAGACGTTTAAAGATGTAGAAATGCTGACAATGGCTGATCTAGTGCGTCGTCCAGCCACTTTCTCTTATATCGACGGTGACGAATATGTGTTTATGGATGATGAAGATTACACGCCATATAACATCAACAAAGACAACATCAGCGATCAGGTACCTTTCATTACCGAAAATACCCAGGGCATTTATGCCATTATCGTTGATGACAATCCTGTAGGTATCGATTTACCAGCAAGTGTTGAGTTGGAAGTTACGGAAACTGAACCTTCTATCAAAGGCGCGTCAGCAACGTCTCGCAACAAGCCTGCAACGCTCTCTACCGGACTTGTGATTCAAGTACCTGAGCATATCTCTACCGGCGATACGATCAAAGTAAACACCGAAGAGCGCAAATTTATGGGCCGCGGTGACAAATAG
- a CDS encoding cation:proton antiporter subunit C, which translates to MSFIVDYYNYWIVVFLMMAGFYIVISANNLVKKIVGLNIFQTSVFMMYISIGKVQGGSAPIVADGITSYSNPLPHVLILTAIVVGVATTAVGLALVVRIKRAYGTVEENEFEDKDALI; encoded by the coding sequence ATGAGTTTTATAGTTGATTATTACAACTACTGGATTGTTGTATTTTTGATGATGGCGGGGTTTTACATCGTTATCTCAGCCAACAATCTGGTGAAGAAAATTGTTGGACTGAATATTTTCCAAACGTCAGTTTTCATGATGTACATTTCAATTGGTAAAGTGCAGGGCGGCAGTGCGCCAATCGTTGCCGATGGTATCACCAGTTATTCCAACCCTTTACCTCATGTACTGATTCTTACCGCCATTGTGGTAGGTGTTGCGACTACGGCCGTTGGCCTGGCGTTAGTAGTTAGAATTAAACGTGCCTACGGTACCGTTGAAGAAAATGAATTTGAAGACAAGGACGCGCTAATCTGA